A segment of the Streptomyces sp. Tu 2975 genome:
CCCATCTGCTGCTCGTCTCTTGGCTGACGCTGCGACCACTCGACGTGATGTGGGTGACGGCGGCGAACCTGGAACCCCTGGCCGGGATCAAGGCCGCTCTGGAGCTCGGACCCGTCGAAGCCGCACGGCACATCGGCGGCGGACTGCTCCTGCTGGCGCCGCTCGGGGTCCTGCTGCCGATGGCGAGCGGCCGTCTCGCCGTGTCCCCGTGGGCGTCCCTCGCCCGTACGGTCGCGGCCGGCGCCCTGCTGTCGCTCGGCATCGAGCTGCTGCAGACCGGGGTGCCCGGTCAGGTCGTGGACATCGACTCGCTCCTGCTGAACACCACCGGTGTGGCACTCGCCCACCTGGCGGTCGTGCCCGCGGGCCGTGCCCGGCTGCGCCGCAGGCTGCTGCGTACGCGTGGCGGGACCGCGCCGCGCGGCCAGGGACGCGAGGTACGACGCGGGGCCGTGCTCAGGAACGAGGGTTCTCAGGGGGCGACCCCGACGATTCCCAGGGTCGGCATCGCCCCGTAGAGCGACGCTTCGTCCCCCTTCGCGAAGCCACCATGGAGTCATCGGGAGCACACCGAGAGGCTCCCGGCGACAGCTCTCGTGAAGGAGCCCACCATGGCCGCAATTGCCCGCCCCCGTGACGGACGCATGATCGGCGGAGTGTGCGCAGCGCTGGCCCGGCGCTTCGGTACGTCCGCCACCACGATGCGCGTGATCTTCGTGGCCTCCTGCCTGCTGCCGGGCCCGCAGTTCCTGCTCTACCTGGCGCTGTGGATGCTGCTGCCCACCGAGAAGCCGGCCGCCGGCGCCTGGTGACCCGTCTCCTGGGCCGTCAGCCGGCGAGCACCTGCGCGACCTTCGCCGGCTGCTTGTCCGCGACGGCCCCGGGGACCCGTGGCGGCTTGCGGTCCGCGAGGTCGAAGGCCATGAAGCGGGCCACCGTCGCGCCTTTGCGGAGGACGACCAGATGGACGGGCGACGCGCCGTGCTCGCCGGTGGCGACCGTGGTCCAGCCGACCGTCTCGTCGCCGCCCCTGACGGTGAGCGGCGCGGCCTTCACCTCACGTTAGGAGGCGCCGCGGCCGTCGAGCGTCGCCTCGAAGCCGCCGCCGCAGGCGTCGAGCGCCGCTTCGAGGCCGTCCATCAGCTTCTTCGCGTCGGTCTCGCTGTACGAGCTGAGCGACGCCGAGATCGCGAGGCCGAGGTCGTCCAGCGACCCGAGGCCGCGGTCGACGGTGTGCCGGGCGTGTCCGTCCGGCGCGGCTCCCATGGCGTCGGCCAGCGGCCGGCAACGGGCCTTGTCGGCCGTCGGCTGCCCGGAGGCGGCGAGCGCGCTCTTCCCGGTGGAGACCTGGAAACCGGTCAGATCCTTGGTGGTGAGCGCCGCACGCTCCAGCTCCGGCGCGGTCAGCGGTACGGAGGCGTCACCGCCGGGGCCGCCGCCCTTGCCGCCGTCGGTCGGGGTGCCGGGTGCGGTGCTCGTTCCCGAGGGCGGTGCGCCCTGGGACCTGCCGGGCCCATCGTCGCCGCTCGTGCAGGCGGCCGTGGTCAGGAGCAGCGCGCAGACGGCGCCTAGCGCGGGGATCTCGCCGGTCTTGGCTCGCATGGCGGCGATCCTGGCACGAACACCGTGGGGCGCACACCCGGTTCGGCAGTGCGCCCCACGGGCGTGAGCCGGTCCGTGGGCCGGCTGTGTGCGTCAGGCGCCGATCGGCAGACCGCCCGGCAGGACACCGGTAAGAGCGCCGAGAGGACCGCCACCGGCCACCGGGAGGCCGCCGAGCAGACCGCTGACGGGGTCGGTCGCGCTCGAGGCGGCCCCCCCGACAGCACCCTGCGCGGTGGCGGGCGCCGCGGCCGCGCCCGCCGGCAGCTTTTCGGTGACCTCGTTGAGCGGCAGGGTCGTGGAGAGGTTGCCGAGCGCACCCGTCGGGTCGGGTACGGCGGGGGCCGCGGAGGCGGTACCCGCGGCGGCAGCGGCGAAGGCGGCACCGAGAGCGGCGACACCGAGGGTCTTTGCAGCAGACTGCTTCATCAGGAACGAATCCTTGGGGACGGGAACATGAGCGGCTCTGCAAGCTAG
Coding sequences within it:
- a CDS encoding PspC domain-containing protein; translated protein: MAAIARPRDGRMIGGVCAALARRFGTSATTMRVIFVASCLLPGPQFLLYLALWMLLPTEKPAAGAW
- a CDS encoding VanZ family protein, whose amino-acid sequence is MAGVVLAIAHLLLVSWLTLRPLDVMWVTAANLEPLAGIKAALELGPVEAARHIGGGLLLLAPLGVLLPMASGRLAVSPWASLARTVAAGALLSLGIELLQTGVPGQVVDIDSLLLNTTGVALAHLAVVPAGRARLRRRLLRTRGGTAPRGQGREVRRGAVLRNEGSQGATPTIPRVGIAP
- a CDS encoding ATP-binding protein, whose protein sequence is MKQSAAKTLGVAALGAAFAAAAAGTASAAPAVPDPTGALGNLSTTLPLNEVTEKLPAGAAAAPATAQGAVGGAASSATDPVSGLLGGLPVAGGGPLGALTGVLPGGLPIGA